From the Plasmodium malariae genome assembly, chromosome: 2 genome, one window contains:
- the PmUG01_02024600 gene encoding conserved Plasmodium protein, unknown function yields MNNIKNRIAKEINNFKRTALLKGSPAFRISVWFSGLTVGLVWILISEYNHPKNNNLFFKKKEAELFTYEEIKNWNRPYYSKSDYDSLVLDHNLTADEKRKLMLKEINEMEQNKMKKQK; encoded by the exons ATGAATAACATAAAGAACAGAATagcaaaagaaataaataacttTAAAAGAACTGCATTACTTAAAGGGAGTCCCGCATTCAGAATTAGTGTATGGTTTTCCG ggtTAACCGTTGGACTTGTGTGGATTTTAATTAGTGAGTACAATCACCCGAAGAacaataatttgtttttcaaaaaaaaagaagcagaATTGTTCACgtatgaagaaataaaaaattggaatAGGCCTTACTATTCGAAATCTGATTATGATTCCTTAGTACTAGATCATAATTTAACAGCTGATGAAAAGAGAAAACTAATgctaaaagaaataaatgaaatggAACAGAATAAGatgaaaaagcaaaaatag
- the PmUG01_02024700 gene encoding tRNA pseudouridine synthase D, putative, which yields MFFRKSAKLLLVNSRATALSLAKNYNFISNLRYYLCDYLLEEHVGINHFMSDLLVVNNEEKKLDLKKREDLECVFKYKCEDFHVYEIEKNKNVLNLKYVKRKILDGDVIKNKDANRIRKLRSEDELQDPCEEGRRDNGEGNSKRSVVITNTNCMNSLSEKEEIECYYIAKLYCENKIYDEKKEWISFILYKVNKDTQEAIREISKYSDIAIKDFHYSGFKDKRSVSTQVITTSRSNMKKIICIRNEYLKKKNKKILICNIEKVDKKIELGEHCGNHFIVVLRNVQTNKDYLRSRLSVIKKYGFINYFGMQRFGGYKNTFNKGKALICRNYKEYINFVLDPHIFENKIFYGNIIKDNVTLCLKNACNIYQRKKNATFAFQYFVQRMNKILRKNNVIPSSKLNNHLCINKYLCSYMTNSEYEAFILLRNLYMCEKNNKRGAFSNIERDDTAEQHHLVNSFNINLNLNFISAGGREEKNRHLITGQINCRHIKQKEYNFYKNEKTCVKGISMETRRFHMHSYSAKIFNMLTSYRLENFGVKLTCGDYVFTKKIQPEIAETKNQHNYITMLYDHNNHLDDLNIYNVVLPILGTLPNRLSYLNIFKQFYRKYLGQKVRIVFLEILLYLIYTLHEDNLFSAHCNVLIDNYVNNLIAKNRKNINQSIMLASQNILTRVVPIKQTLYIIKKFDTYINSFEYEYGMTCVFRNVVVLPKNLYYCFCDYNEPKVKFVSDLYADNFINNKILNMQEENKDNFNINGTCNTDKQGTHDGVIDNTHRESFAYNIVEKSEKLNSNNNHLMEYSNCNDENVHTQMDGKVKSIHCTSLKRKDEHIDPVNFPKDILAPCRNKGWWKKKERTYTYNFSALILSFNLNSSTYATMLVRELYGKRNELLVHNLIKNCQNYDKKIESLRQGKEGRGNSRASKMKN from the coding sequence atgttttttaggAAAAGCGCTAAGTTACTCTTAGTAAATAGTAGAGCCACTGCCTTATCATTAGCAAAGaactataattttataagtaatttgcgttattatttatgtgaCTATTTATTAGAAGAGCATGTGGGAATCAACCATTTTATGAGTGATTTATTAGTGgtaaataatgaagaaaaaaaattagatttaaaaaaaagagaagatcTTGAATGTGTCTTTAAATACAAATGCGAAGATTTCCATGTGTACGAAAttgaaaagaacaaaaatgttttaaatttaaaatatgttaaaagaaaaatattagatGGTGATGTAATAAAGAACAAGGACGCAAATAGAATAAGAAAGCTCAGAAGTGAAGATGAGTTACAGGATCCATGTGAGGAAGGGCGAAGAGATAACGGGGAAGGAAATAGCAAGCGAAGCGTAGTAATTACTAACACGAATTGTATGAACAGCTTATCAGAAAAGGAAGAGATAGAGTGCTATTATATAGCAAAACTTTATTGTGAGAATAAGATATAcgatgaaaaaaaggaatggaTAAGTTTTATTCTGTACAAGGTTAATAAAGATACACAAGAGGCAATCAGAGAAATTAGCAAATATTCTGACATAGCAATTAAAGATTTTCATTATTCAGGGTTTAAAGATAAGAGAAGTGTTTCTACGCAAGTAATTACAACAAGTAGAagtaatatgaaaaaaattatttgtatcagaaatgaatatttgaaaaaaaaaaacaaaaagatatTAATTTGTAATATTGAGAAggttgataaaaaaatagaattagGGGAACATTGTGGGAACCATTTTATAGTAGTTCTAAGGAATGTTCAAACGAATAAAGATTATTTAAGGAGTAGGTTAagtgttattaaaaaatatggcttcattaattattttggCATGCAACGATTTGGAGgctataaaaatacattcaATAAGGGTAAAGCACTCATATGTAGAAATTATAAAGAgtacataaattttgttttagaTCCACATAtctttgaaaataaaattttttatggaaatattattaaagatAATGTAACCCTTTGTTTGAAAAATGCTTGTAATATATaccaaagaaaaaaaaatgctacTTTTGCCTTTCAATATTTTGTTCAAAGAATGAACAAAATACTCAGAAAAAACAATGTTATACCAAGTAGTAAGCTAAATAATCATTTGTgcataaacaaatatttgtGTTCGTACATGACTAATTCAGAGTATGAAGCCTTTATCCTTCTTCGTAATTTGTACATgtgtgaaaaaaataataaaagaggTGCATTCTCAAACATTGAACGTGATGATACAGCTGAGCAGCATCATTTAGTGAATAGTTTTAATATAAacttaaatttaaattttattagtgCTGGTGGTAGAGAAGAGAAAAATAGGCACTTAATAACGGGGCAGATAAATTGCAGACATATCaaacaaaaagaatataatttttataaaaatgaaaagacaTGTGTTAAGGGAATAAGTATGGAAACAAGAAGATTTCACATGCATTCATACAGcgcaaaaatatttaatatgttaaCATCTTACAGATTGGAAAATTTTGGTGTGAAGTTAACATGTGGTGACTatgtttttacaaaaaaaatccAACCCGAAATAGCTGAAACAAAAAATCAACATAACTATATAACTATGTTGTATGATCATAATAATCACTTAGATGacctaaatatttataacgtCGTTTTACCTATTTTAGGCACATTGCCTAATAGACTATcctatttaaatatttttaaacagTTTTACAGAAAATATTTAGGACAAAAAGTTAGAATTGtttttttggaaatattattatacttaatTTACACCTTACACGAAGATAATTTATTTAGTGCCCACTGTAATGTATTAATTGAcaattatgttaataatttgatagcaaaaaacagaaaaaatattaatcaaTCTATTATGTTAGCTAgccaaaatatattaaccaGAGTTGTACCTATTAAACAgactttatatataataaaaaaattcgatacgtatataaattcttttgaGTATGAATATGGAATGACTTGTGTTTTTAGAAATGTAGTTGTATtaccaaaaaatttatattactgTTTTTGTGATTACAACGAACCCAAGGTAAAATTTGTATCCGATTTATACGCAGATAacttcataaataataaaattttgaatatgcAAGAGGAAAACAAAGATAATTTTAACATAAACGGTACTTGTAACACTGATAAGCAAGGTACACATGATGGTGTTATAGATAATACTCATCGCGAAAGTTTTGCATATAATATTGTtgaaaaaagtgaaaaattaaacagtaataataatcacTTAATGGAATATTCAAATTGtaatgatgaaaatgtaCATACTCAAATGGACGGTAAAGTAAAAAGTATTCATTGTACTtctttaaaaagaaaagatgaACATATAGATCCTGTAAACTTTCCAAAAGATATACTTGCACCGTGCAGAAATAAGGGGtggtggaaaaaaaaagagaggaCATATACGTACAATTTTAGCGCTCTAATATtaagttttaatttaaaCTCTTCTACATATGCTACTATGCTAGTAAGAGAATTATATGGAAAACGTAATGAACTCTTAgttcataatttaattaaaaattgtcAGAACtacgataaaaaaattgaaagcTTAAGGCAGGGGAAAGAAGGTAGAGGTAATTCCAGGGCATcgaaaatgaagaattaa
- the PmUG01_02024800 gene encoding AP-4 complex subunit beta, putative translates to MSSGQSEINKLKDILRKLPQEKNDEKKREILKKVIAYMTLGVDVSKLFPDIIMMSSTNDIIQKKMIYLYLNNYAETNSELSILTINTLQKDSKDEDPIIRGLALRSFCNLRINNLYEYIEGPLFNGLNDKNSYVRRIAIISCVKLIKMNPQLSIKNDIIKILKNKLLDKDSQCIINAVHALNEILIDEGGLKVNKEIIFNMLNKISTFNEWGKCVVLNIVSTYIPDNEDEMYDIMNILENHIRDFSSAVFLACLKCFLNFSANDPNLQIKIFQRMKDPLLTLISTSSYEISYIVLLHTHLLLHEANKLNYGIFDYDYKHFFFRYNDLTYIKDIKLDILVSVAAKNNVFLIINELSEYISDGNVSIAQKAISSIGSIALKIPKAISKIVELALSTFLPMNYSHICSATIKMLANILRKYEEYTKVIIEEIIKLDNRLIDNEGIISYFWIIGEYCEYIENAPYILEEYVHLTDCSYLFMLELLTSCIKVLYRRPSEMKIIVSSLFDNILKNYKYPELTDKMYFYYNMLNYNYEEAFNIIACKKKLVKNFCESYENILLDKLYNEFNTLSVLYKQPVNKFVEYSKICFGGVYDPEENDDNGGNGDNEDIDDNGDNVDNGDHMIIQPNDLNRLNVNDNKDHNKNHKSEKNDNFISSNNIHTSFSYKTCNNLLSMNEDILLNDDNRSSANYNSTVSQDIYSQNKESENVPIHYTTKNLNHNIITTVYNKNKKKKSFNNGSNNNNDQSENEGGKKKSHDLFDIHNSNNFKKLKEILIDADHINPEFYQEQWNVLPEQNNEKIFLRKNYYNLQIETIDELLSKYNIITLASGEIDQCLKFYMYSQFYTKHYIFIELIFNKVENSINWILKSQCNNLDITEKFTDYFRDIFLDFM, encoded by the exons ATGTCTTCTGGTCAa AGCGAGATAAACAAGCTAAAagatattttaagaaaactgccacaagaaaaaaatgacgaaaaaaagagagaGATCTTAAAGAAAGTAATAGCATATATGACATTAGGTGTAGATGTATCTAAGTTATTTCCCGATATTATAATGATGTCTAGCACAAAtgatataatacaaaaaaaaatgatttatttatatttaaacaattATGCAG AAACCAATTCCGAATTGTCCATTCTCACAATAAACACTTTACAAAAGGACAGCAAAGATGAAGATCCCATAATAAGAGGTTTAGCTCTTCGTagtttttgtaatttaagaattaataatttatatgaatacataGAAGGCCCCTTATTTAATGGATTAAATGATAAGAATTCATATGTTAGGCGAATCGCAATTATTAGTTGTGTAAAATTAATCAAAATGAATCCTCAgttatctataaaaaatgatattataaaaattttgaaaaataagtTATTAGATAAAGATTCTCAGTGTATAATAAATGCTGTGCATgcattaaatgaaatattaatagatgAAGGAGGATTGAAagtaaataaagaaataatttttaatatgttaaataaaatatcaacTTTTAACGAATGGGGGAAATGTGTAGTATTAAATATTGTTAGTACATATATTCCAGATAATGAAGATGAAATGTAtgatattatgaatattttagaaaatcATATAAGAGATTTTTCATCCGCCGTTTTTTTAGCTtgtttaaaatgttttctaaatttttctgCGAATGATCcaaatttacaaattaaaatttttcaaagaaTGAAAGATCCTTTACTTACGTTAATTTCCACTTCCTCTTACGAAATTTCCTATATCGTCCTGTTACATACACATTTGTTATTGCATGAAGCAAATAAATTGAACTACGGAATTTTTGATTATGATTATAagcatttcttttttcgaTACAATGATCTCACGTATATTAAAGATATTAAATTGGATATTCTCGTCTCCGTTGCAGCAAAG AACAATGTATTTTTGATAATCAACGAACTGAGTGAGTATATCTCAGATGGAAATGTGAGCATCGCTCAGAAGGCTATTTCTTCCATTGGTTCAATAGCGTTAAAAATACCCAAGGCCATTTCAAAGATAGTAGAGTTAGCTTTATCGACATTTTTACCCATGAATTACTCTCACATATGCAGTGCTACCATAAAAATGCTAGCTAacatattaagaaaatatgaaGAGTATACAAAAGTAATTATtgaagaaattataaaacttGATAATAGATTAATTGATAATGAAGGgataatttcttatttttggATTATTGGAGAATATTGtgaatatattgaaaatgcACCATATATTTTAGAAGAATATGTACACTTAACGGAttgttcttatttatttatgttagaATTATTAACGTCATGCATAAAAGTGTTATATAGAAGACCATctgaaatgaaaataattgtatCAAGCCTatttgataatatattaaagaattataaatacCCAGAACTTACggataaaatgtatttttattataatatgttaaattataattatgaagaggcttttaatataattgcttgtaaaaaaaagttagTAAAAAACTTTTGCGAatcatatgaaaatatattattagacAAATTATACAATGAGTTCAACACATTATctgtattatataaacagcctgtaaataaatttgtaGAATATTCCAAAATATGTTTTGGGGGAGTATATGATCCTGAagaaaatgatgataatgGTGGTAATGGTGATAATGAGGACATTGATGATAATGGTGATAATGTTGATAATGGGGATCATATGATTATACAACCGAATGACTTAAACAgattaaatgtaaatgataataaagatcataataaaaatcataAGTCTGAAAAAAACGACAATTTTATtagcagtaataatattCACACCTCCTTCTCTTACAAAACATGTAATAATTTACTGAGCATGAATGAAGATATATTActaaatgatgataatagGAGTAGTGCAAACTATAATAGTACTGTTAGTCAGGATATATATAGTCAAAATAAGGAGTCAGAAAATGTTCCCATCCATTATACTACCAAGAATTTGaatcataatattattacgaccgtatataataaaaacaaaaaaaaaaaatccttCAATAATggcagtaataataataatgaccAAAGTGAGAATgaagggggaaaaaaaaagtcacaTGATTTATTTGATATCCATAattctaataattttaaaaagttaaaagaaattttaatcGATGCAGATCATATTAACCCAGAATTTTATCAAGAACAATGGAATGTTTTACcagaacaaaataatgagaaaatatttttacgaAAAAATTACTACAATTTACAAATAGAAACTATTGATGAGCTATTAtcgaaatataatattattacactTGCCTCAGGGGAAATTGATCAATGTTTAAAGTTTTACATGTATTCTCAATTTTATACAaagcattatatatttattgagcttatttttaataaagtaGAAAATTCAATTAATTGGATATTGAAATCCCAGTGTAACAATCTTGACATTACTGAAAAATTTACTGACTATTTTAGAGACATATTTTTAGactttatgtaa
- the AP2-L gene encoding transcription factor with AP2 domain(s), putative — protein sequence MILLNQNNLSESKSFLPLEKSEEERVDDNLEKISLLDLKENKYRTISIPLDLFYFFKCYSKLNLENVPTNLEYSFAIDGKFYLGYELPLFVILVETHIEYNYELKQNKNASNSFDDVSYQNLYKKMDYIHFNKENKELLGMYFEAVNFCGPSNLIYDEYFNGISEKNSVKKEINKISNYYRLGLNDFTPSKLKLKDAEYYSGCYYVQLFNIYLFVMFDHLSQKLILSIIPVEIYGSEKGKILALRFSEYEDYIKKIIEERKSSNQLNMLNINLYDKINVTNDSYNIQPFDGENTSSSCVDENLTVKNLLPCHINRLIKDDVYHFINFMRIRKLETSQSSDLNVVHNNMKRESYLRSLSLVLIISSLSELSIHVEKKELNVLIKHINNNVYSFCMDKKYKLKNNLEVPFFSTENRKSSNEGREQWEGIYINDPNSSTMLLSREFGRNCYINLFIKLFIYMFKRERKNCLRSDIAIFTCAKKLYSVVLHILFHLYKYNSISQLRLNNSILMKMHSIFKNIGLICAQRREVERMLGNRGLWIIKREYIHLSYKKLCKSSKEEDILDYFFSIYSNLKEKKDDVLEMDAIYGKYHVKGSKGRPIGCVHNSGNSDNSDGYNSNGNNGNGYNNNGNNSNGYNSDNNGEHNNNYYNNDRGNNGNSSSGSNNNNNNNNNNNNNNNNNNNNNNNNNNNDDNENNNNNNDKDGSDNDENDDCNDNDDSNENEENNENEGYISNHENMVNDNYKFVDSFNCAEIETKKSINEELTNHSKYTSNTSKSEISTNYFENSCNISVNNSHNECYEENNSMMIYMNNDDGLTMNSIVHVPNNKRTTVEEGALFDNLGSGNNLDNENCSSDIAFNNMNTYMDTFMDTNKGYVINGSKRDSCSTNEEQISNNSLNDSGKMKDDLIYNGNDLVFHGEVINVKEEVNEGFDSNFSGIKRSSTDIEQKHMDIGVQKKINKKRNKVKMEKGNKNLDDEKKEVLNKVSQITRVGGVCFDKNRQRWIAHWKIDGKYHKHYFPISQYGFENARERAINCRKQAEKLFNLPEIQPRNRWNQVKVNGTSHIKKAAKLPRCEGVAYDELSQSWVSTFVVHKKFSIDDLGFYGARDRAIYCRKVFEKVNTEDDYEFLLKDRLGLSNEEREELNVLFNIDKNAIEKMDIVGNGTVAECGNKVKSNMDKISVKDNDDFPLENTNENNNNNSNNTDVKISNEQYLKITQEAIEMILSNIKHKSLPEIKLKLIDKQKFENYNTLLDKHFKFITSVKNISQLQPYISLFHKFIIYHTLPHNISLRKQLFIIEALEWSSFFSGAANQKVD from the coding sequence ATGATTTTGCTAAATCAGAATAATTTAAGTGAGAGTAAAAGTTTTTTGCCGTTGGAAAAGTCGGAAGAAGAAAGGGTAGATGATAATTTGGAGAAAATAAGTTTATTAGACCTTAAAgagaataaatatagaacTATTAGTATACCTTTAGATTTAttctacttttttaaatgttactCAAAATTGAACTTAGAAAATGTTCCAACTAATTTGGAGTACTCTTTTGCAATAGATGGGAAATTTTATTTAGGTTATGAATTGCccttatttgttattttggTCGAGACACATATTGAATATAACTAtgaattaaaacaaaataaaaatgcgtCGAATAGTTTTGATGATGTTTCATATCAGAATTTGTATAAGAAGATggattatatacattttaataaagaGAATAAAGAACTTTTAGGAATGTATTTTGAAGCTGTTAATTTTTGTGGCCCATCAAACTTAATATAtgatgaatattttaatggaataagtgaaaaaaatagtgTTAAGAAagaaattaacaaaatttctAATTATTATAGATTAGGTTTAAATGATTTTACTCCCTCTAAGTTAAAATTGAAAGATGCAGAATATTATTCAGGCTGTTATTATGTGCagttatttaatatatatctctTTGTTATGTTTGATCATTTAAGTCAAAAATTGATACTAAGTATAATTCCTGTGGAGATTTACGGATcagaaaaaggtaaaatattAGCCCTTAGATTTAGTGAGTATGAagattatataaagaaaataattgaaGAAAGAAAGAGTAGTAACCAGTTAAACATGttaaacataaatttatatgataaaattaatgttaCCAATGATAGTTACAACATCCAACCATTTGATGGGGAAAATACTTCATCCAGTTGTGTAGATGAAAATTTAACTGTGAAAAATTTGTTACCTTGCCATATCAACCGTTTAATTAAGGATGATGTATAccatttcataaattttatgcGTATTAGAAAATTGGAAACATCACAAAGTAGCGATTTGAATGTTGtgcataataatatgaaaagagAGAGTTACTTAAGATCATTATCATTAgtgttaataatatcatCATTATCAGAACTATCAATACATGTtgaaaagaaagaattaaatgtgcttataaaacatataaataataatgtttattcattttgtatggataaaaagtataaattaaaGAACAATTTAGAGGTACCTTTTTTTAGTACAGAGAATAGAAAGTCAAGTAATGAGGGGAGGGAACAATGGgaaggtatatatataaatgatccAAATAGTAGCACCATGTTACTATCTCGAGAATTTGGAAGaaattgttatataaatttgttcattaaattatttatatatatgtttaaaaggGAAAGGAAGAATTGTCTTCGTAGTGATATAGCAATATTTACATGTGCAAAAAAACTTTATTCTGTTgtgttacatattttatttcatttatacaaatataacaGTATAAGTCAATTGCGATTAAACAATAGCATATTGATGAAAATGCACagtatttttaagaatattgGATTAATTTGTGCACAAAGAAGAGAAGTGGAAAGAATGTTAGGAAATAGAGGATTGTGGATAATTAAAagagaatatatacatttaagtTATAAGAAATTGTGTAAAAGCAGTAAGGAAGAAGATATTTTAGATTATTTCTTTAGCATATATTCTAATTTAAAGGAGAAAAAAGATGATGTCCTGGAAATGGATGCCATATATGGTAAGTATCATGTGAAGGGAAGTAAGGGGAGACCAATTGGTTGTGTTCATAACAGTGGAAATAGTGATAATAGTGATGGTTACAACAGCAATGGGAATAATGGTAACGGGTATAACAATAATggaaataatagtaatggtTACAATAGCGATAATAATGGAGAGcacaataataattattacaataatgACAGGGGGAACAATGGAAATAGCAGTAGTGGAagcaacaacaacaacaataataataataacaacaataataataataacaataataataataataacaataataataataataacgatgataatgagaataataataacaataatgataaaGATGGTAGTGATAATGATGAGAACGATGACTGTAACGATAATGACGATAGTAACGAAAATGAGgagaataatgaaaatgaaggGTACATTAGTAATCATGAAAATATGGttaatgataattataaatttgttgATAGCTTTAACTGTGCAGAaatagaaacaaaaaaaagtattaatgaAGAACTAACAAATCATAGCAAATACACGAGTAACACAAGTAAAAGTGAAATAAGCacaaattattttgaaaacaGTTGTAATATTAGTGTAAATAATAGCCATAATGAATgttatgaagaaaataacagtatgatgatatatatgaataatgatGATGGGTTAACCATGAATAGTATTGTACATGTTCCAAATAATAAGCGTACTACAGTCGAAGAAGGAGCACTTTTTGATAATTTGGGTAGTGGGAATAATTTAGATAATGAAAATTGTAGTAGTGATATTgcttttaataatatgaatactTATATGGATACATTTATGGATACCAATAAAGGATATGTTATCAATGGTAGTAAGAGAGATTCTTGTAGTACTAATGAAGAACAAATATCAAATAACTCATTAAATGATAGTGGAAAAATGAAAGATGATTTGATATATAATGGAAATGATTTAGTATTTCATGGAGAAGTAATAAATGTTAAAGAAGAAGTAAACGAAGGATTTGATTCGAACTTCTCTGGTATTAAAAGAAGCAGTACGGATATTGAACAGAAACACATGGATATTggtgtacaaaaaaaaataaacaaaaagagaaataaagtaaaaatggaaaagggcaataaaaatttggatgatgaaaaaaaagaagtactAAATAAAGTATCACAAATAACAAGAGTAGGAGGAGTAtgttttgataaaaatagaCAAAGATGGATAGCTCATTGGAAAATTGATGGTAAATATCATAAACATTATTTCCCTATAAGTCAATATGGATTTGAAAATGCTAGAGAAAGAGCAATTAATTGTAGAAAACAAGCAGAAAAACTGTTCAATTTGCCAGAAATACAACCAAGAAATAGATGGAATCAAGTGAAAGTGAATGGTACTtcacatattaaaaaagcaGCTAAGTTACCAAGATGTGAAGGTGTAGCTTATGATGAATTATCACAAAGTTGGGTTAGTACATTtgttgttcataaaaaattttctattgATGATTTAGGTTTTTATGGAGCTAGAGATCGAGCCATTTATTGTAGAAAAGTTTTTGAAAAAGTAAATACAGAAGATGATTAtgaatttttacttaaagATAGATTAGGATTAAGTAATGAAGAGAGAGAAGAATTAAATGTTTTGTTtaatatagataaaaatGCAATTGAAAAAATGGATATCGTAGGAAATGGCACTGTAGCAGAATGTGGAAATAAGGTAAAAAGTAATATGGATAAAATAAGTGTTAAGGATAATGATGATTTCCCTTTGGAAAACACTAATGAaaacaataacaacaatagtaataatacgGATGTTAAAATATCGAATGaacaatatttaaaaataacacaaGAAGCTATTGAAATGAttttaagtaatataaaacataaatctTTACCAGAAATTAAACTAAAATTAATtgataaacaaaaattcgaaaattataatacattacTTGATAagcattttaaatttattacatcCGTTAAAAATATCTCGCAGTTACAGCCATATATATCCTTATTTcacaaatttattatttaccaTACTCTTCCACATAACATATCTTTAAGGAAGcagttatttattattgagGCTTTAGAATGGTCTTCGTTCTTTTCGGGAGCTGCCAACCAGAAGGTTGATTAA
- the PmUG01_02025000 gene encoding conserved Plasmodium protein, unknown function yields MTDVKGAYLIFDNASNGSLFIVWKKEKVENALLYIRPTKPVAEFKFTSNSGKSELIRNLQSDKKLFFSGLCQFFKEAKDIKGVITLLPHFNDSFPIKVNFYFLKGNNVIPLKVNDPFDLEGVDAISVLPNGSSSLQVKTMKKDMFVCRGNAEGASLSF; encoded by the exons ATGACAGATGTAAAGGGagcttatttaatttttgataaTGCGTCAAATGGatcattatttattgtatggaaaaaagagaaagtgGAAAATGCGTTACTGTACATAAGACCAACAAAGCCTGTTGCAGAGTTTAAATTTACAAGTAATAGTGGGAAGTCAGAATTAATTAGAAATTTACAA TCGGacaaaaagttatttttttcagGTCTTTGCCAATTTTTCAAAGAGGCAAAGGACATAAAGGGAGTGATAACTTTGTTACCACATTTTAATGACTCATTCCcaataaaagtaaatttctattttttaaaaggaaataat GTAATACCACTAAAAGTTAATGATCCTTTTGATTTAGAAGGAGTTGATGCAATAAGCGTATTACCAAATGGTTCAAGTTCATTACAAGTTAAGACAATGAAGAAAGACATGTTTGTGTGTAGAGGAAATGCAGAAGGCGCTAGTCTTTCTTTTTAA